From the genome of Thermogemmatispora onikobensis, one region includes:
- a CDS encoding FAD binding domain-containing protein has translation MARPIPAWLAPTSLEEALELRARYGEEATVVAGGTFVGILINQGLLQPAALLTLRQIAELAYLRVEDASASGKPLLRIGAMTTHRALERSPLVQRGWPVLASTFALVASPRVRNQATVGGVLADADYASDPPALLHALGASVVARSPQGQRLISVEELIVGHYETSLRPDELLTEIQVPGGIEGAVYRKFRSRSSEDRPCVAVAAVRREGRLRVTVGAVAERPQYFPEICALAEGQAGINAELAREIGERYAAAIEPLSDARGSARYRRRVIAVEVRRALEDLHQQIIATEGGSQRHV, from the coding sequence ATGGCCAGACCAATTCCTGCGTGGCTTGCCCCGACCTCCCTGGAGGAGGCCCTGGAACTGCGCGCCCGTTATGGCGAGGAGGCCACGGTTGTGGCCGGCGGCACCTTTGTCGGCATTCTGATCAATCAGGGCCTGTTGCAACCCGCTGCCCTGCTCACCCTACGCCAGATAGCGGAACTGGCCTACCTCCGCGTCGAGGATGCCAGTGCCAGCGGCAAGCCTCTGCTGCGCATCGGCGCCATGACCACTCACCGCGCCCTGGAGCGCTCGCCGCTGGTTCAGCGCGGCTGGCCTGTGCTGGCCAGCACCTTCGCCCTGGTCGCCAGTCCGCGCGTGCGCAACCAGGCCACCGTCGGTGGCGTCCTGGCTGATGCCGACTATGCTTCCGATCCGCCGGCCCTGCTGCACGCCCTCGGCGCCAGCGTCGTCGCGCGCAGCCCCCAGGGCCAGCGCCTGATCTCCGTCGAGGAGCTGATTGTCGGCCACTATGAAACCAGCCTGCGCCCCGACGAGCTGCTCACCGAAATCCAGGTTCCCGGAGGGATCGAGGGGGCCGTCTACCGTAAATTCCGATCGCGCTCCAGCGAAGACCGCCCCTGCGTGGCCGTCGCCGCCGTGCGTCGTGAGGGACGCCTGCGCGTCACCGTCGGCGCCGTCGCCGAGCGCCCGCAGTATTTTCCTGAAATCTGCGCTCTGGCCGAGGGCCAGGCGGGCATCAATGCAGAGCTGGCGCGCGAGATCGGCGAGCGCTACGCCGCCGCCATCGAGCCGCTCAGCGACGCGCGCGGCTCGGCCCGCTACCGCCGGCGCGTCATCGCGGTCGAGGTGCGCCGAGCGCTAGAAGATCTCCATCAGCAGATCATCGCCACGGAAGGAGGGAGCCAGCGCCATGTCTAG
- a CDS encoding PEP/pyruvate-binding domain-containing protein, translated as MRQQVQGAILWFDEEACCDVRQAGGKGASLATMTAQGLPVPPGFVIPACVLEQSVDRERLLALALDQRHAEAQELVRLAEPPREAIVAAYERLAPGNGLVAVRSSACAEDSEAASYAGQQETYLNVRGAEEVCRRVVDCWASFFSERALFYRARKGSLRDLGMAVVVQKMLAPEKSGVLFTVDPVNRRRDRLIIEAVFGLGEQVVSGEVTPDHYVVDRAGAIKREQIVGTQRVLEPEEVRRLTELGLHLMELFGVPQDIEWAIENGQLYLLQSRPITTL; from the coding sequence ATGCGACAGCAAGTGCAGGGGGCGATCCTCTGGTTTGACGAGGAAGCCTGCTGTGACGTGCGCCAGGCCGGCGGCAAAGGGGCCAGTCTGGCAACGATGACCGCCCAGGGCCTGCCGGTACCGCCGGGCTTCGTCATTCCGGCCTGCGTCCTGGAGCAGTCGGTCGACCGCGAGCGTCTCCTTGCCCTGGCACTGGACCAGCGCCACGCCGAAGCTCAGGAGCTGGTCCGCCTGGCCGAACCGCCACGCGAGGCCATCGTGGCCGCCTACGAGCGCCTTGCGCCCGGCAATGGCCTGGTAGCCGTGCGCTCCTCGGCCTGTGCTGAAGATTCCGAAGCGGCCAGCTACGCCGGCCAACAGGAGACCTACCTCAACGTGCGCGGGGCCGAAGAGGTCTGTCGCCGTGTCGTCGACTGCTGGGCCTCCTTCTTCAGCGAGCGCGCCCTCTTCTACCGCGCGCGCAAAGGCTCGCTGCGCGACCTTGGCATGGCCGTCGTTGTCCAGAAGATGCTCGCCCCCGAGAAGTCTGGCGTCCTCTTCACGGTTGACCCCGTCAACCGGCGCCGCGACCGCCTGATCATCGAAGCGGTCTTTGGTCTCGGAGAGCAAGTCGTCTCGGGCGAAGTCACTCCCGACCACTACGTGGTCGATCGCGCCGGCGCCATCAAGCGCGAGCAGATCGTCGGTACACAGCGCGTGCTGGAACCGGAGGAGGTTCGCCGGCTGACGGAGCTGGGCCTGCACCTGATGGAGCTGTTCGGCGTCCCCCAAGATATCGAGTGGGCCATCGAAAACGGACAACTCTATCTGCTGCAGTCGCGTCCCATTACCACCCTCTGA
- a CDS encoding cyclase family protein, whose translation MTRLVDLSMPVHKGMMTFPRVVPPALLMYETWQEFAEGIGAAQYGATWLTASYLVIQGDHIGTHCDALKHVRGPEAPGPEGIPLEYCYSDGVVLDFRDKPYGYGITRADIEEALARINYTLKPRDIVLIQTGASAYNTEPRYLTDHCGMTAEATRYLISQGVRMMGTDAPTFDPPVWAMFERKQFWEAHLVMKEEDYWHLENLVNLDQLPPCNFKVAVFPIKWVGTTGAPVRAVGIVEDEG comes from the coding sequence ATGACTCGCCTTGTCGATCTCTCAATGCCGGTGCACAAGGGCATGATGACCTTCCCGCGCGTCGTCCCGCCGGCCCTGCTGATGTACGAGACCTGGCAAGAATTCGCCGAAGGCATCGGCGCCGCCCAATACGGAGCCACCTGGCTGACGGCCTCCTATCTCGTCATCCAGGGCGACCACATCGGCACCCACTGCGATGCTCTCAAACACGTGCGCGGCCCCGAGGCGCCCGGCCCCGAAGGCATTCCCCTGGAGTACTGCTACTCCGACGGCGTCGTCCTCGACTTCCGCGACAAGCCCTACGGCTACGGCATCACGCGCGCCGACATTGAGGAAGCCCTGGCCAGGATCAACTACACCCTCAAGCCGCGCGACATCGTTCTGATCCAGACCGGCGCCTCCGCCTACAATACCGAGCCACGCTATCTCACCGATCACTGCGGCATGACGGCGGAGGCCACCCGCTACCTGATCTCGCAGGGCGTGCGCATGATGGGAACCGATGCCCCAACCTTCGACCCGCCCGTCTGGGCCATGTTCGAGCGCAAACAGTTCTGGGAAGCCCACCTGGTCATGAAAGAAGAAGACTACTGGCACCTGGAGAACCTGGTCAATCTTGATCAGCTGCCGCCCTGCAACTTCAAAGTGGCCGTCTTCCCCATCAAGTGGGTCGGTACCACCGGGGCGCCCGTGCGCGCCGTCGGCATCGTCGAAGATGAGGGCTAG
- a CDS encoding GntR family transcriptional regulator, with protein MTLTRKSLRQQIKEILLTRILQGEYRPGDRLIELQIAQEFGTSQAPVRESLRELEALGFVESVPYRGARVRAVSQQELAEVYPVRAAIEEVAARAAAVRLAGDVGALEAEIAAMHRAADDGDLYAQVCHDVAFHRLIVDACGNRVLQEVWRSLRIEARTLISVVKTEIEPHHLADMHRPILEALRAGDGDLAGRLLRQHVEFFGELVLKGEHA; from the coding sequence TTGACGCTGACACGCAAGAGCCTGCGCCAGCAGATCAAAGAGATCCTGCTCACACGCATCCTGCAGGGCGAGTACCGACCCGGCGACCGCCTGATCGAGCTGCAGATCGCCCAGGAATTCGGCACCAGCCAGGCGCCGGTGCGCGAATCCCTGCGTGAGCTAGAGGCCCTCGGCTTCGTCGAGTCGGTCCCCTACCGCGGCGCGCGCGTGCGCGCTGTCTCCCAGCAGGAACTGGCCGAAGTCTATCCCGTGCGCGCCGCCATTGAAGAGGTGGCGGCGCGAGCGGCGGCGGTCCGCCTGGCCGGCGACGTCGGTGCCCTGGAGGCCGAGATCGCCGCCATGCACCGCGCTGCCGACGACGGCGACCTCTATGCCCAGGTCTGCCACGACGTCGCCTTCCATCGCCTGATCGTCGACGCCTGTGGCAACCGCGTCCTGCAGGAAGTCTGGCGCTCGCTGCGCATCGAGGCCCGCACCCTCATCAGCGTCGTCAAAACCGAAATCGAGCCGCACCACCTGGCCGACATGCATCGTCCCATTCTGGAAGCGCTGCGCGCCGGCGACGGCGACCTGGCAGGCCGCCTGCTGCGCCAGCATGTCGAATTCTTCGGGGAACTGGTCCTGAAAGGAGAACACGCATGA
- a CDS encoding PEP-utilizing enzyme: MRQPCARATRPGQRSARGTLTPDQGRQDSQRARQPSAAQKPDSPPCTRGRDPFSERKAYFMSSNDEVLGTFYGDESFPISWEEGEQELFWIYDDLHIPNPVSPMFFDIGGWWLTCDHMFRRFGTPFACDWIAKNINGYVYTAAVPADSSLHAEATEYQARYVPRVPRDPDYPQKIGAYMNAVLPHYAHNFLDWWQTRLRPEMERNFAYLDNYDTEHASLVELAVLLEDAIDIHDRHWKIHWMLNFAQFSSTLNLNALIQEIKGQVDPNLMGRLQSSLADRNWDSIEALWRIKEEIKADDDLRQLFKRGETAADIWRALQQSSRGQQLIRERIEPYQQEFGYKSIWSHEFAFPTWKEQATPIIEILRGYLETDYDYPRTIQGVREDLDRAIHELMDDVPPGEGRERLQQALDLSLRMNPLTPDHHFYIDQGTNARLRLVLIAIGKKLVQAKLLDDPEDVMYLRYNELRLLMTNPGAVPARELVSQRRDERERAYNIRPREWVGTATKTALAFPYNALWGFPEKFYKQPAQKSDEIRGLAASPGVIEGPARVVLSLEQFDQVREGDILVCRMTNPAWVVLFTRIVGLVTDAGGVTSHPAVVSREFGIPAVVGTSDATQRIKTGDRIRVNGATGVVEVLA, translated from the coding sequence GTGCGCCAGCCGTGTGCACGCGCCACACGGCCCGGCCAGCGTTCAGCGCGAGGAACGCTCACACCCGACCAGGGCCGGCAGGATAGCCAGAGGGCGCGCCAGCCCAGCGCTGCGCAGAAGCCAGACAGCCCTCCCTGTACCCGAGGTCGGGACCCGTTTTCAGAGAGGAAGGCTTATTTTATGAGCAGCAACGACGAAGTCCTGGGCACATTCTACGGCGACGAGAGCTTTCCCATCAGTTGGGAAGAGGGCGAGCAGGAACTGTTCTGGATCTACGACGACCTGCACATCCCTAACCCCGTCTCGCCCATGTTCTTCGACATTGGCGGCTGGTGGCTCACCTGCGACCACATGTTCCGGCGCTTCGGCACCCCCTTCGCCTGCGACTGGATCGCCAAAAACATCAACGGTTACGTCTACACCGCCGCCGTACCCGCCGACTCCTCACTACACGCCGAAGCCACCGAATACCAGGCGCGCTACGTCCCGCGCGTCCCGCGCGATCCCGACTATCCCCAGAAAATCGGCGCCTACATGAACGCCGTCCTGCCCCACTACGCCCACAACTTCCTCGACTGGTGGCAGACACGGCTGCGTCCCGAAATGGAGCGCAACTTTGCCTACCTCGACAACTACGACACCGAGCACGCCAGTCTCGTCGAGCTAGCCGTCCTCCTCGAGGACGCCATCGACATCCACGACCGTCACTGGAAAATCCACTGGATGCTCAACTTTGCCCAGTTCTCTTCGACTCTCAACCTCAACGCCCTCATCCAGGAAATCAAAGGCCAGGTCGACCCCAACCTGATGGGGCGCCTGCAAAGCTCGCTGGCCGACCGTAACTGGGACTCCATCGAGGCCCTCTGGCGCATCAAAGAAGAGATCAAGGCCGACGACGACCTGCGCCAGCTCTTCAAGCGCGGCGAAACCGCCGCCGACATCTGGCGCGCCCTGCAACAATCCTCGCGCGGCCAGCAGCTCATTCGCGAGCGCATCGAGCCGTATCAGCAGGAATTCGGCTACAAATCGATCTGGTCCCACGAATTCGCCTTCCCCACCTGGAAGGAGCAGGCCACCCCGATCATCGAGATCCTGCGCGGCTACCTGGAGACCGACTACGACTATCCGCGCACCATCCAGGGCGTACGCGAGGACCTTGACCGCGCCATTCACGAACTGATGGACGACGTCCCGCCCGGCGAAGGGCGCGAGCGCCTGCAACAGGCCCTTGACCTCTCACTGCGCATGAACCCACTCACCCCTGATCATCACTTCTACATCGACCAGGGGACCAACGCCCGCCTGCGCCTGGTGCTCATCGCCATCGGCAAGAAGCTGGTCCAGGCCAAACTGCTCGACGACCCCGAAGACGTCATGTACCTGCGCTACAACGAGCTGCGCCTGCTCATGACCAATCCCGGCGCCGTCCCCGCCCGCGAACTGGTCTCGCAGCGGCGCGACGAGCGCGAGCGCGCCTACAACATTCGCCCGCGCGAATGGGTCGGCACCGCCACCAAAACGGCCCTGGCCTTCCCCTACAACGCCCTCTGGGGCTTCCCGGAGAAGTTCTACAAGCAGCCGGCCCAGAAGAGCGACGAAATCCGTGGCCTGGCCGCCTCGCCCGGCGTTATCGAAGGACCGGCGCGCGTCGTCCTCTCACTGGAGCAGTTCGACCAGGTACGCGAAGGCGACATCCTCGTCTGCCGCATGACCAATCCCGCCTGGGTCGTACTCTTCACGCGCATCGTCGGCCTCGTCACCGACGCCGGCGGCGTGACCTCGCACCCGGCGGTTGTCTCGCGCGAGTTCGGCATCCCGGCAGTGGTTGGCACCTCCGACGCCACCCAGCGCATCAAGACGGGCGACCGCATCCGCGTCAACGGTGCCACCGGCGTAGTGGAGGTCCTTGCTTGA